The Plasmodium knowlesi strain H genome assembly, chromosome: 4 genome window below encodes:
- a CDS encoding octaprenyl pyrophosphate synthase, putative — protein sequence MILLSRKKNIKEFLNYCKRKCLNSLLTNKNDDPIKGVLPWRRNGILLDKGKNSNFLVELLKSYPIKLTGNYIKNKISSDIHKIAFDTCGIGNTKYSENMYEEILLCMKVLTYEDEQVEKELTSLQDYFKNIKSGIDPYILCENKIKNIDEHIYNIIKTDYNNLDEFITYIYHYQGKKFRVILSILLKSILCYVDNVSSKNNFKFRNIQRNYSKSVKSTNSANNIIAKKKLAIINYASNNISKKEIGVNQCRIIAASEIIHMGSLLHDDVIDDSNNRRGALALHKKYGNKISILSGDFLLARASSVFASIGCPQICKRFAYVVESLIKGELLQTNLKFNNIEDALKTYFIKTYHKTASLFSHLFACMAILSFKNEKIINLCFNLGLHIGMAFQLYDDYLDYKPDKKTNKPILNDLNNSIKTAPFLFSYNYNPDVVLSLINKKTLSDTDINNILFYIHSTNSLKKNELCSLLHIKRAADILISIISYCRMPKNAEKANSQRNDINQSREALINLVLNILSRGAK from the coding sequence ATGATCCTCCtcagcaggaaaaaaaacattaaggAGTTCCTGAACTActgtaaaagaaaatgccTCAACTCTCTACTAAccaacaaaaatgatgatCCAATTAAAGGCGTCCTTCCGTGGAGAAGGAACGGTATCCTTTTggacaagggaaaaaattcaaattttttgGTGGAACTATTAAAATCGTATCCCATAAAATTAACGGGgaattacataaaaaataaaatatcatCAGACATTCACAAAATAGCATTTGACACATGCGGAATTGGCAACACAAAATACTCAGAAAATATgtatgaagaaattttacTATGTATGAAGGTACTCACGTACGAAGATGAGCAGGTAGAGAAGGAGTTAACATCTTTACAagattattttaaaaacataaaaagtgGAATAGATCCATATATActttgtgaaaataaaataaaaaatatcgaTGAGCATATTTACAATATCATCAAAACGGACTACAACAATCTAGACGAATttataacatatatataccattatcaggggaaaaaatttcgcGTCATTTTAAGCATTCTTTTGAAGAGTATACTATGTTACGTGGACAATGTGTcttcaaaaaataattttaaatttcgTAACATCCAACGGAATTATTCCAAATCTGTGAAAAGTACCAATTCGGCAAATAATATTATTGCCAAGAAGAAGCTAGCCATTATAAATTATGCAAGTAAtaatatttcaaaaaaagaaatagggGTAAATCAGTGCAGAATTATTGCAGCGTCAGAAATTATTCACATGGGATCTCTCCTACATGATGATGTAATTGATGACTCAAATAACAGGAGGGGAGCTCTTgcattacataaaaaatatggaaataaaatatctaTACTATCGGGGGATTTCCTACTGGCTCGTGCAAGTTCGGTCTTTGCAAGCATTGGATGTCCCCAAATTTGTAAACGATTTGCATACGTGGTGGAGAGCTtaataaaaggggaattaCTACAAACCAATCTCAAGTTTAATAACATTGAAGATGCGTTAAAAACATATTTCATTAAGACATATCATAAGACcgcttctcttttttcccatttgtttgCCTGCATGGCAATactttcttttaaaaatgaaaagattaTTAATCTCTGTTTCAATTTGGGACTCCACATAGGCATGGCATTTCAGTTATATGATGATTATTTGGATTACAAACCAGATAAAAAGACCAACAAGCCGATTCTGAACGATTTAAACAACAGCATAAAAACAGCACCCTTTCTATTTAGCTATAATTACAACCCTGATGTTGTACTCTccttaataaataaaaagacaCTTTCAGATACAGACATTAACAACATcttattttatattcataGCACAAATAgtctaaaaaaaaacgaactcTGTTCTTTGCTACACATCAAGAGAGCAGCAGACATTTTAATCTCCATAATCTCATACTGCAGGATGCCCAAAAATGCTGAAAAGGCCAATTCGCAAAGGAATGACATCAACCAAAGTAGGGAAGCACTAATTAACTTAGTACTAAACATATTGTCCCGTGGTGCCAAATGA
- a CDS encoding nucleic acid binding protein, putative: protein MFYLYNKFTSASKRNHEEKKDNITHVGRNVTVPGDENATKRGSNGRDNKEEEDLFWALEEKEPSREGIMENERHENGVEKEGHIFSASEKMSSRCFTSGISKRVGDTWWDENPTWTEVVPLEGKVTTHLNQPNEHHENGSKIYQTNEKNIQQGNPPFEEFDENSDDFFKIDQENFSSFTFAASCANECKIEKEHLENSNDETKIKEHSNEQGKEDHLENGCLFDNISDDSVKINLSLHPRTQITGGHFDQAVMEGYPHTQEMVPFVESISHKNLTTYSNKGEECEEECPLGTIADIGVSCERGSRGESRHSMSCSRGVDEDAMGKGEKESIENEAEGDNPNGPEEDNTDEAKKDSKDEAKKDSKDEAIKDNTEELPMLDPVMPDDEESPWNFFQGVHFPQEWQNAAHESARSGNCSDAPNGESNYWPTDIHSYPPNKEDKFNFNFSSYESPRLGNINGKEEEDRDTCLDNKKLEKLSEELETQNGNCPIENASLINSEKEEILQRVESENGKEDRRKKLCYEEQTCEIGQSGVTEKWDQEEFMQINTFESRNIEMDNAKKSFDVFFCHEDEQYEVASISEKNKKETFFFENKENVKRVNLEKSNDGEDVSVGEEVLLAEEPMRSFEDDFSLFQNEESIRVVKVENEGDAYLLENKQTIDVVMDSVNTIDMMDLLDMVEGDGEANAKERSFFDRKETYQTEKAAEESKGETTHDVYSFETVDIKNINANGSVQCSTYMGLEELTGRNKEKEILYETGEDTEGIAVQNMEQTDEKKGGKGEQVNMEEMNESKGDSHFSGKEMDEIKTVELIGQNEKTFYPHQGEEESGNDHKVDEHSEFLEDEPDDDEKHMLGENFINNGEELNSILFPNISNEQFAQEKDSEKENKLESLLSVPTNMMQKKILSDEHEGQILLIPSGHTNSISSNDMEEENKWEQNIQGEFVEMIKEPQNCYQIWNEIYEKDAAQKVNSHVKMIKQNEPEARTGLTNEEIFEPDNLNDEREKKKKKKKIKKCRMMRGKPFEYASGSLKYLKALKELPPLEFLKCKDLRPFMRLFNIVLKTVRMFHFNEDYLYVLAGDETGCIYVKLEVKHDKFCQEEETLMLANCCVSVEGGHAFLEINEYSDIFSLKYNPIGTVNRSINFSDCKFVPLYAGKI, encoded by the exons ATGTTTTACTTGTACAATAAATTCACGTCCGCATCGAAGAGAAatcatgaagaaaaaaaggacaacatCACACATGTCGGGAGAAATGTAACTGTTCCAGGTGATGAGAATGCCACCAAAAGGGGAAGCAACGGAAGGGACAacaaggaagaggaggatttGTTTTGGGCCcttgaggaaaaggaaccaAGTAGGGAAGGTataatggaaaatgaaaggcATGAGAACggagtggaaaaagaagggcaCATTTTCTCAGCCAGTGAGAAAATGAGTTCAAGATGTTTTACTTCGGGGATTAGTAAACGGGTAGGGGATACTTGGTGGGATGAAAACCCCACTTGGACAGAGGTGGTTCCCCTGGAGGGGAAAGTTACCACACACTTGAATCAGCCAAATGAGCATCACGAAAATGGCTCCAAAATTTATCAGACAAATGAGAAGAATATTCAACAGGGAAATCCCCCGTTTGAAGAATTTGATGAAAACAGCGacgatttttttaaaattgaccaagaaaatttttcctccttcacgtTTGCAGCTAGCTGTGCTAATGAATGCAAGATAGAAAAGGAACACTTGGAAAACTCAAACGATGaaacgaaaataaaagagcacTCGAATGAACAAGGCAAGGAAGACCATTTAGAAAATGGTTGCCTATTTGATAATATCTCCGATGATAGTGTGAAGATAAATCTATCCTTACATCCCAGGACTCAAATTACAGGTGGCCATTTTGACCAAGCAGTCATGGAGGGATATCCACATACACAGGAAATGGTTCCGTTTGTGGAATCTATATCCCATAAAAATTTGACAACATATTCTAATAAGGGGGAAGAGTGTGAAGAGGAATGCCCATTGGGGACAATTGCAGATATCGGTGTGTCATGTGAGAGGGGATCCAGGGGAGAGAGCCGCCACTCGATGAGTTGTAGCAGAGGGGTTGACGAAGATGCCatgggaaaaggggaaaaagagagCATCGAAAATGAAGCAGAAGGGGATAACCCAAATGGGCCAGAAGAGGATAACACAGATGAAGCCAAAAAAGATAGCAAAGATGAAGCCAAAAAAGATAGCAAAGATGAAGCCATAAAGGATAACACAGAAGAGCTTCCTATGTTAGACCCCGTAATGCCTGATGACGAAGAATCTCCGTGGAATTTTTTCCAAGGAGTTCACTTCCCCCAGGAGTGGCAAAATGCTGCCCATGAAAGTGCACGCAGTGGTAACTGTAGTGATGCTCCAAATGGAGAGAGCAACTACTGGCCTACGGATATACACAGTTACCCCCCAAATAAGGAAGACAAATTTAACTTCAATTTTAGTTCATATGAATCCCCCAGGCTAGGTAATATCAATgggaaagaagaggaagatagGGACACCTGCTTGGATAATAAAAAGTTAGAAAAGTTAAGTGAAGAATTGGAAACACAAAATGGGAACTGTCCAATTGAGAATGCTTCTCTCATAAATagcgaaaaggaggagatTCTACAAAGGGTGGAAAGTGAAAATGGTAAAGAAGatcgaaggaaaaaactgtGTTATGAGGAACAAACTTGTGAAATAGGACAAAGTGGTGTAACCGAAAAATGGGACCAAGAAGAATTCATGCAGATAAATACCTTCGAAAGCAGAAACATAGAAATGGATAATGCCAAAAAATCatttgatgtttttttctgtcatGAGGATGAACAATATGAAGTTGCTTCCATTtcggagaaaaataaaaaggaaacatttttttttgaaaataaggaaaatgtcAAAAGAGTGAACTTAGAAAAGAGCAACGATGGGGAAGATGTATCTGTGGGTGAAGAAGTTCTTCTTGCGGAGGAGCCTATGAGGAGCTTTGAGGATgatttttcgcttttccaaaatgagGAATCGATAAGAGTAGtgaaagtggaaaatgagGGTGATGCATACCTCCTTGAAAATAAACAAACGATAGATGTTGTCATGGATTCAGTAAATACGATAGACATGATGGACCTGTTAGACATGGTGGAAGGCGACGGAGAGGCGAACGCAAAGGAGAGGAGTTTCTTCGATAGAAAAGAAACCTACCAAACAGAAAAAGCCGCGGAAGAAAGCAAGGGGGAAACGACGCATGATGTTTATTCATTCGAAACGGtagatataaaaaatataaatgccAACGGATCGGTCCAATGCAGTACATATATGGGGTTGGAGGAGTTAACTGGGAGgaacaaggagaaggaaattttgtaTGAAACGGGAGAAGACACAGAAGGAATTGCAGTGCAAAATATGGAACAAACGGACGAAAAGAAAGGTGGTAAAGGGGAACAAGTTAacatggaagaaatgaatgaatCCAAGGGAGACAGCCATTTTAGTGGTAAAGAAATGGATGAAATAAAGACAGTCGAATTGATTGGCCAAAATGAGAAAACGTTTTATCCTCaccaaggggaagaagaatcaGGTAATGATCACAAAGTAGATGAGCATAGCGAATTTTTAGAAGATGAGCcagatgatgatgaaaagcATATGTTAGGAGAAAATTTCATAAATAACGGTGAAGAATTAAATTCCATACTTTTTCCAAATATTTCAAATGAGCAATTTGCGCAGGAAAAAGATagtgagaaggaaaataaattagagAGTTTATTAAGTGTACCCACAAATatgatgcaaaaaaaaattctttctgATGAACATGAGGGACAGATTCTCCTCATCCCCAGTGGACACACTAACTCCATTAGTTCCAATGATATGGAGGAAGAGAACAAATGGGAGCAGAATATCCAAGGAGAGTTCGTCGAAATGATTAAGGAACCTCAAAATTGTTATCAAATATGGAATGAAATTTACGAAAAGGACGCAGCTCAAAAGGTGAATTCTCATGTAAAGATGATCAAGCAGAATGAACCGGAGGCTAGGACAGGGTTAACAAATGAGGAAATTTTCGAACCAGATAATTTGAATgatgaaagggaaaaaaaaaaaaaaaaaaaaaaaattaaaaaatgccgCATGATGCGCGGAAAACCGTTTGAATACGCTTCAGGAAGTTTGAAATATTTGAAGGCATTAAAGGAGCTACCACCACTGGAATTTTTAAAGTGCAAAGATTTGAGACCATTTATGCGTCTTTTTAACATAGTTCTGAAGACAGTGCGTATGTTTCATTTCAATG AGGATTACTTGTACGTATTGGCAGGAGATGAAACAGGGTGCATTTATGTGAAGTTGGAAGTGAAGCATGATAAGTTCTGCCAG GAGGAGGAAACCCTCATGCTTGCGAATTGTTGTGTATCTGTTGAAGGCGGTCATGCCTTTTTAGAAATTAATGAGTACAGTGATATTTTCTCATTGAAGTATAACCCCATAGGGACTGTAAACAGGAGCATAAATTTTTCTGACTGTAAATTTGTTCCCTTATATGCGGGCAAAATTTAA
- a CDS encoding early transcribed membrane protein, whose product MKITKVLYLIAALLAVNFIAPSFYNNVVEGKKVSGGYKKLTPAERKKRNQKIMMISSIASGIAVLLGTALGLGMHYKNNRGNKGTPAQRRNEPLLGNLNQQRQPTTTRTQ is encoded by the coding sequence atgaaaatcaCTAAAGTATTATACCTCATTGCTGCTTTGTTAGCAGTCAACTTCATTGCTCCAAGTTTCTACAATAATGTTGTAGAGGGAAAGAAAGTTTCCGGTGGATACAAGAAATTAACCCCAgctgaaaggaaaaagagaaaccaGAAGATCATGATGATCTCCTCCATTGCTTCTGGTATTGCCGTGCTCCTCGGTACTGCCTTAGGCTTAGGTATGCACTACAAGAACAACCGTGGTAACAAAGGAACCCCAGCCCAAAGAAGAAACGAGCCATTACTTGGTAACTTGAACCAACAGAGACAACCCACCACCACCAGAACCCAATAA
- a CDS encoding gamete antigen 27/25, putative, with protein sequence MLDNSESSLKRLNFLLQFFHFLVFYYFFFYNFCTLFCFPLNRVKMFKKCLVVISLNLLLKVTFNSSPFFAHALGIRTDRESSNVWEEYISVNYEPLEQDLSEACDYIALEEYSACGNISNEKSNNENDVEVEGSNIIVKNEERGTQTEEEEDEKVEGIYDEVTHQDDEKGSDDQGSNNELAGEYRIEEVDENVAILNENINSIHEMQSPLDSYKTIFLILSTEFDTTETYLNKIMNCSTDEEKNELLDDHIGILKEMYENCKKNENFRLPFEIRDSMALRISDRLRDFCFSDYVTESNMVALKSIFSIELEVFEGIFYYIEHKNTYREKKEVINDLELIKFYHEELITNNGLYLTDEQFDNAAMRVSNFVNDLYFLCFSNYQNMIKFREMQDAMSTYITL encoded by the coding sequence ATGCTCGACAATTCGGAAAGTTCTCTAAAGCGACTTAATTTCTTGCTtcagttttttcattttcttgtattttattatttttttttttataatttctgtACCCTTTTTtgcttccccctaaaccgtgTGAAAATGTTCAAGAAATGTCTTGTTGTCATATCCCTTAACCTCCTGCTAAAAGTAACATTTAATTCGAGtcctttttttgcgcatGCTTTGGGTATACGAACAGATCGAGAATCATCAAATGTATGGGAAGAATATATTTCAGTTAACTACGAACCCTTAGAACAAGATTTAAGCGAAGCATGTGACTACATAGCATTAGAAGAATACAGTGCCTGTGGAAATATATCAAATGAGAAGTCTAACAATGAAAATGATGTAGAAGTTGAAGGATCCAATATAATTGTGAAAAACGAAGAAAGAGGAACACAaacagaagaggaagaagatgaaaaagtgGAAGGGATCTACGATGAAGTCACTCATCAAGATGACGAAAAGGGGTCTGATGACCAAGGCAGTAATAACGAATTAGCTGGCGAATATAGAATAGAAGAAGTGGACGAAAATGTAGcaattttaaatgaaaacataAATAGCATTCATGAAATGCAAAGCCCACTTGACAGCTACAAAACCATCTTCTTAATTTTATCCACAGAGTTTGATACAACAGAAACGTacttaaataaaattatgaactGTTCcacagatgaagaaaaaaatgaactcttAGATGACCACATTGGTATTCTAAAAGAAATGTacgaaaattgtaaaaagaatgaaaactTTAGATTACCCTTCGAGATAAGAGATTCTATGGCACTTCGAATAAGTGATCGTCTTAGGGATTTCTGCTTTAGCGATTACGTAACAGAATCAAACATGGTAGCATTAAAGTCTATCTTTTCAATAGAATTAGAAGTTTTCGAAGGTATCTTTTATTACATAGAACATAAAAACACCTAtcgtgaaaaaaaggaagttataAACGACTTagaattaataaaattttatcacGAAGAATTAATTACCAACAATGGCTTGTACCTAACAGATGAACAGTTTGACAATGCAGCAATGAGAGTATCCAACTTTGTCAatgatttatattttctgtgCTTCTCCAATTATCAAAATATGATTAAATTCCGTGAGATGCAGGATGCAATGTCCACATACATCACGCTCTGA